Proteins from a genomic interval of Channa argus isolate prfri chromosome 11, Channa argus male v1.0, whole genome shotgun sequence:
- the pold2 gene encoding DNA polymerase delta subunit 2 isoform X2 produces MFSELSAQNDSSSLLCPPGPEDQGPVFERVSLAYRPCPERYKVGERSFSRQYAHIYAARLMQMRPLLTVRAQEKWGPDVLIRKLCDLQTGEQCCIVGTLFKRMDLQPSILKEISEEHNLLPQPVRAKYISESDELILEDELQRIKLEGNIDRDKCVTGSVVAIYGAERNDGKFTVEDICIADLPPQTARPKLSSDKFMLLASGLGLGSSHADSILGLQLLTDMVTGQLGDQGEQSGAAKISRVLLAGNLLSQSTQDKDASTKAKYLTKKTQAGSVDAIRLLDELLLQLVISVHVDVMPGQYDPTNYTLPQQPLHHCMFPLSSVYPTLQLTSNPYQANIDGVRFLGTSGQNVCDIQRYSSMESHLEILEETLRLRHLAPTAPDTLGCYPFYQKDPFILEECPHVYFSGNAPAFESKLVKGADGQEVLLVTVPEFSSTQTVCLVNLRTLECEQVTFSAFSADYNESEMNISH; encoded by the exons ATGTTCTCCGAACTGAGCGCCCAAAATGACAGTTCCTCTTTGCTCTGCCCCCCTGGCCCCGAGGACCAGGGGCCGGTGTTTGAGCGGGTGTCGCTAGCTTACAGACCCTGCCCTGAGCGCTACAAAGTCGGGGAGAGGAGTTTCAGTCGCCAGTATGCTCATATTTACGCAGCAAGACTCATGCAGATGAGACCATTGCTCACAGTGAGAGCACAAGAGAAGTGGG GACCAGATGTGCTCATCAGGAAGCTGTGCGATCTCCAGACAGGGGAgcagtgttgcattgtgggaacCTTGTTCAAGCGTATGGACTTGCAGCCATCTATTTTAAAAGAGATCAGCGAAGAG CACAACCTGCTGCCCCAGCCTGTAAGAGCCAAATACATCAGCGAATCAGATGAGCTGATTCTGGAGGATGAGCTCCAAAGGATTAAACTAGAGGGAAACATTGACAGAGACAAATGTGTCACAG gTAGTGTTGTTGCAATATATGGAGCTGAAAGAAATGATGGCAAGTTCACAGTTGAGGACATTTGCATAGCTGATCTTCCTCCACAGACTGCAAGACCTAAACTCAGCTCTGACAA gtttaTGCTTTTGGCCTCAGGACTTGGTCTCGGCAGCAGTCATGCTGATAGCATTCTGGGATTACAGTTGCTAACTGACATGGTAACTGGGCAGCTTGGTGACCAAGGCGAGCAGAGTGGGGCGGCGAAAATTTCCAGGGTCCTACTGGCTGGAAACCTCCTGAGCCAAAGTACCCAGGACAAGGATGCATCAACAAAG gcTAAGTACCTTACCAAGAAGACTCAAGCTGGGAGTGTGGATGCCATTCGACTGTTAGATGAACTTCTGCTTCAGCTGGTG ATTTCTGTCCATGTGGATGTGATGCCAGGCCAGTATGACCCCACCAACTACACCCTCCCGCAACAACCACTTCACCACTGTATGTTCCCTTTGTCCTCAGTTTACCCCACACTACAGCTGACTTCCAATCCATACCAGGCTAATATTGATGGAGTTAG GTTTCTTGGTACATCAGGCCAGAATGTCTGTGACATACAGAGATACAGCAGCATGGAGAGCCACCTGGAAATACTGGAAGAAACACTTCGTCTCAGACACCTGGCCCCCACAGCACCTGATACTCTAG GTTGTTACCCATTTTACCAAAAAGACCCTTTTATCTTGGAAGAGTGTCCCCATGTTTACTTCAGTGGAAATGCTCCAGCCTTTGAGTCTAAGCTCGTCAAAG GTGCTGATGGCCAGGAAGTCCTTTTGGTTACTGTCCCTGAGTTCAGCAGCACCCAAACAGTATGCCTGGTCAATTTACGCACACTTGAATGTGAACAAGTAACCTTTTCTGCCTTCTCTGCTGACTATAACGAAAGTGAGATGAACATCAGCCACTGA
- the pold2 gene encoding DNA polymerase delta subunit 2 isoform X1 — protein MFSELSAQNDSSSLLCPPGPEDQGPVFERVSLAYRPCPERYKVGERSFSRQYAHIYAARLMQMRPLLTVRAQEKWGPDVLIRKLCDLQTGEQCCIVGTLFKRMDLQPSILKEISEEHNLLPQPVRAKYISESDELILEDELQRIKLEGNIDRDKCVTGSVVAIYGAERNDGKFTVEDICIADLPPQTARPKLSSDKFMLLASGLGLGSSHADSILGLQLLTDMVTGQLGDQGEQSGAAKISRVLLAGNLLSQSTQDKDASTKAKYLTKKTQAGSVDAIRLLDELLLQLVISVHVDVMPGQYDPTNYTLPQQPLHHCMFPLSSVYPTLQLTSNPYQANIDGVRFLGTSGQNVCDIQRYSSMESHLEILEETLRLRHLAPTAPDTLGCYPFYQKDPFILEECPHVYFSGNAPAFESKLVKGADGQEVLLVTVPEFSSTQTVCLVNLRTLECEQVTFSAFSADYNENKHHSIVEQNTKLRSKKKEKTQAFGINKPLFEK, from the exons ATGTTCTCCGAACTGAGCGCCCAAAATGACAGTTCCTCTTTGCTCTGCCCCCCTGGCCCCGAGGACCAGGGGCCGGTGTTTGAGCGGGTGTCGCTAGCTTACAGACCCTGCCCTGAGCGCTACAAAGTCGGGGAGAGGAGTTTCAGTCGCCAGTATGCTCATATTTACGCAGCAAGACTCATGCAGATGAGACCATTGCTCACAGTGAGAGCACAAGAGAAGTGGG GACCAGATGTGCTCATCAGGAAGCTGTGCGATCTCCAGACAGGGGAgcagtgttgcattgtgggaacCTTGTTCAAGCGTATGGACTTGCAGCCATCTATTTTAAAAGAGATCAGCGAAGAG CACAACCTGCTGCCCCAGCCTGTAAGAGCCAAATACATCAGCGAATCAGATGAGCTGATTCTGGAGGATGAGCTCCAAAGGATTAAACTAGAGGGAAACATTGACAGAGACAAATGTGTCACAG gTAGTGTTGTTGCAATATATGGAGCTGAAAGAAATGATGGCAAGTTCACAGTTGAGGACATTTGCATAGCTGATCTTCCTCCACAGACTGCAAGACCTAAACTCAGCTCTGACAA gtttaTGCTTTTGGCCTCAGGACTTGGTCTCGGCAGCAGTCATGCTGATAGCATTCTGGGATTACAGTTGCTAACTGACATGGTAACTGGGCAGCTTGGTGACCAAGGCGAGCAGAGTGGGGCGGCGAAAATTTCCAGGGTCCTACTGGCTGGAAACCTCCTGAGCCAAAGTACCCAGGACAAGGATGCATCAACAAAG gcTAAGTACCTTACCAAGAAGACTCAAGCTGGGAGTGTGGATGCCATTCGACTGTTAGATGAACTTCTGCTTCAGCTGGTG ATTTCTGTCCATGTGGATGTGATGCCAGGCCAGTATGACCCCACCAACTACACCCTCCCGCAACAACCACTTCACCACTGTATGTTCCCTTTGTCCTCAGTTTACCCCACACTACAGCTGACTTCCAATCCATACCAGGCTAATATTGATGGAGTTAG GTTTCTTGGTACATCAGGCCAGAATGTCTGTGACATACAGAGATACAGCAGCATGGAGAGCCACCTGGAAATACTGGAAGAAACACTTCGTCTCAGACACCTGGCCCCCACAGCACCTGATACTCTAG GTTGTTACCCATTTTACCAAAAAGACCCTTTTATCTTGGAAGAGTGTCCCCATGTTTACTTCAGTGGAAATGCTCCAGCCTTTGAGTCTAAGCTCGTCAAAG GTGCTGATGGCCAGGAAGTCCTTTTGGTTACTGTCCCTGAGTTCAGCAGCACCCAAACAGTATGCCTGGTCAATTTACGCACACTTGAATGTGAACAAGTAACCTTTTCTGCCTTCTCTGCTGACTATAACGAAA ATAAACATCACAGTATTGTCGAACAGAACACAAAACtcaggagcaaaaaaaaagagaagacacaGGCATTTGGTATTAACAAgcctttatttgaaaaataa
- the nono gene encoding non-POU domain-containing octamer-binding protein: MQGNRGPQQNHGPNRPGEQKKPGGTNTNGQQPEPSEQTNPNEALNLDLQSFRKPGEKTFTQRSRLFVGNLPTGVTEEDIEKLFAKYGKASEIFVNKERGFGFIRLETRIIAEIARAELDDTPFRGRPIRVRFATHGAALSLKNLPEFVSNELLEEAFAVFGQIERAVVIVDDRGRPTGKGIVEYTSKPAARKALDKCTDGAYLLTAFPRPITVEPMEQCDEEEGLPEKLINKNQQYHKEREQSPRFAQPGTFEYEYAMRWKALMEMEKQQYEMVDRNIKEAQEKLEAEMEAARHEHQVMLMRQDLLRRQEELRRMEELHSQEVQKRKQAELRQEEERRRREEEMRMRNEEMMKRQQEGFRGNFPENREQDMRMHMGSHGMPMNRNSLGGNSGTGGTPGMAAENTPMMQGPGNNNVPGGGQGGFPRGLPGPGDYGPNKQRRF, from the coding sequence ATGCAAGGAAACAGAGGCCCTCAGCAAAACCACGGCCCGAACCGCCCGGGAGAACAGAAAAAACCCGGAGGGACAAACACCAACGGCCAGCAGCCTGAGCCTAGCGAGCAGACCAACCCCAATGAGGCCTTAAATCTGGACCTGCAGAGCTTTAGGAAGCCCGGGGAGAAAACCTTTACCCAGCGTAGCAGGCTGTTTGTAGGTAACCTACCCACCGGAGTGACTGAGGAGGATATCGAGAAGCTGTTCGCCAAATACGGAAAGGCCAGTGAAATCTTTGTCAACAAGGAAAGGGGCTTCGGCTTCATTCGGCTTGAGACCAGGATCATAGCAGAGATTGCCAGAGCCGAGCTAGATGATACTCCGTTCAGAGGCAGGCCAATACGGGTGAGGTTTGCAACGCATGGTGCTGCGTTATCTTTGAAGAATTTGCCAGAGTTTGTGTCCAACGAACTACTGGAGGAAGCCTTCGCAGTCTTTGGTCAGATAGAAAGAGCTGTGGTCATAGTGGATGATCGAGGGAGGCCCACAGGGAAGGGAATAGTGGAGTACACCTCCAAGCCAGCTGCGAGAAAAGCTTTAGATAAGTGCACTGATGGTGCCTATCTTCTCACAGCGTTTCCTCGGCCTATCACAGTGGAACCAATGGAGCAGTGTGATGAAGAGGAGGGACTGCCAGAAAAGCTCATCAACAAAAACCAGCAGTATCATAAAGAACGTGAGCAGTCGCCTCGATTTGCGCAGCCAGGTACCTTTGAGTATGAATATGCCATGCGCTGGAAAGCTctaatggaaatggaaaagcaGCAGTATGAAATGGTCGACCGCAACATTAAGGAGGCACAGGAGAAGCTGGAGGCTGAGATGGAGGCAGCTAGACATGAGCATCAAGTGATGCTCATGAGGCAAGACCTGCTGAGGCGTCAGGAAGAGTTGCGGAGGATGGAGGAGCTGCACAGTCAGGAGGTGCAGAAGAGGAAACAGGCAGAGCTCCGGCAAGAGGAGGAACGccggaggagagaggaggagatgaggatGCGCAATGAGGAAATGATGAAGAGGCAGCAAGAGGGCTTCCGAGGCAACTTCCCTGAAAACAGAGAGCAAGACATGAGGATGCATATGGGCAGTCATGGCATGCCCATGAACAGAAACTCTCTAGGTGGCAACTCTGGTACTGGTGGTACTCCCGGCATGGCTGCTGAAAATACCCCAATGATGCAGGGGCCAGGAAACAACAACGTACCTGGAGGAGGCCAGGGTGGCTTCCCCAGAGGCCTCCCTGGGCCCGGAGACTATGGACCAAATAAGCAACGTagattttga